A single genomic interval of Methanorbis rubei harbors:
- a CDS encoding valine--tRNA ligase, with the protein MSLPEELPKTYDFAAVEKRWLGEWNDSDFYFDTQSKKPQYVIDTPPPYPTGKLHIGHALNWVYMDIIARYKRMTGYNVMFPQGWDCHGLPTEVKVEETHNITKNDVSREEFRRMCRELTVENIAAMRQSLRTMGFSVDWSNEYITMEPYYYGKTQLSFLRMLKDGYIYQDEHPVNYCTRCETAIAFAEVSYYEGTTLLNFFDFDGLEIATTRPELLAACVAVAVHPDDERYTNSVGKTLRVPIFGHDVTIIADDAVDMNFGSGAVMICTFGDKTDVFWWKKHHLPLRKALSTNGTMTAICGKYQGMTSKACREAILADMKALGILKSQKQIDQRVGGCWRCKTPIEILSERQWFVRVKGDEIVKTAREIKWYPEHMLQRLENWAEQMEWDWCISRQRLFATPIPVWFCDHCGETILPDEADLPIDPTVDKPKHACPKCGGTSFTGETDVLDTWMDSSITDLHITGWDGSGKPPFFPSQIRPQGHDIIRTWAFYTILRSIALTGEKPWDGILINGMVLGEDGFKMSKSRGNVIGPEDVMGPYGVDALRQWAAAGSSTGQDIQFNWNDVVAASRFQTKMWNIVRFSLMQINKETAVPETNGPATLIDRWMLANLSHTIAEVTDAMENYLFDKGLKLIRDFAWNVLADEYLEFVKGRLYSEDPDRAGAVYTLRTTVDALCTMLSPYIPFFAQECYHHLSGGARIVDHPWSDFSYVDADAMRDGDLVVKIVGVLRKYKHDEGLALNAPLGDITIYTPSHNVDDAGDLGRTVNAQVAWKAEEPKLEKTVGDVVFNKGVVGKTLRGKAGAFMAAVNALSDTEKITPPAVVIVDGEETAVPENAWTTSYVYSVSGMAVDVIMVDDAIITIRKA; encoded by the coding sequence ATGTCACTCCCAGAGGAGCTTCCCAAAACATACGACTTTGCCGCCGTGGAAAAGCGGTGGCTGGGCGAATGGAATGATAGCGATTTTTACTTCGATACCCAATCGAAAAAACCCCAATACGTAATTGATACTCCGCCGCCGTACCCGACCGGCAAACTCCACATCGGCCACGCATTAAACTGGGTCTACATGGACATCATCGCGCGCTACAAGCGCATGACCGGCTACAATGTCATGTTTCCGCAGGGCTGGGACTGTCACGGCCTCCCGACCGAGGTCAAAGTCGAAGAGACCCACAACATCACCAAAAATGATGTCTCCCGTGAAGAGTTCCGCCGCATGTGCCGCGAGCTCACCGTAGAAAACATCGCAGCAATGCGCCAGTCGCTTCGGACCATGGGGTTCTCGGTTGACTGGAGCAACGAATACATCACCATGGAGCCGTACTACTACGGCAAAACCCAGCTCTCGTTCCTGCGCATGCTCAAAGACGGCTACATCTATCAGGACGAGCACCCGGTAAACTACTGCACCCGCTGCGAAACTGCGATCGCATTCGCCGAAGTATCCTACTACGAAGGAACCACACTCCTCAACTTCTTCGACTTCGACGGACTTGAGATCGCAACCACGCGCCCTGAACTGCTTGCCGCCTGTGTCGCCGTTGCCGTCCACCCGGACGACGAGCGCTACACGAACAGTGTTGGAAAAACTCTCCGCGTCCCCATCTTCGGCCACGACGTAACCATCATCGCAGACGATGCCGTTGACATGAACTTCGGATCAGGTGCCGTGATGATCTGTACGTTTGGTGACAAGACCGACGTGTTCTGGTGGAAGAAGCATCACCTGCCGCTTCGGAAAGCTCTGTCTACAAATGGAACCATGACCGCAATCTGCGGCAAGTACCAGGGAATGACCTCAAAGGCATGCCGCGAGGCAATCCTTGCAGACATGAAAGCACTTGGCATCCTCAAGAGCCAGAAACAGATCGATCAGCGTGTCGGCGGTTGCTGGAGATGCAAGACTCCGATTGAAATTCTTTCTGAACGCCAGTGGTTTGTCAGAGTCAAGGGTGATGAGATCGTCAAAACCGCCCGCGAGATCAAATGGTATCCCGAACACATGCTGCAGCGGCTGGAGAACTGGGCTGAACAGATGGAGTGGGACTGGTGCATTTCCCGACAGCGGCTGTTCGCCACCCCGATTCCGGTCTGGTTCTGTGATCACTGCGGCGAGACCATTCTCCCTGATGAAGCAGACCTCCCCATTGACCCGACCGTTGACAAACCAAAGCATGCCTGCCCGAAATGCGGCGGCACCTCGTTCACCGGCGAGACCGATGTGCTCGACACCTGGATGGACTCATCCATCACCGACCTGCATATCACCGGCTGGGACGGATCCGGAAAACCGCCGTTCTTCCCGTCACAGATTCGCCCGCAGGGTCATGACATCATTCGGACATGGGCATTCTACACCATCCTCCGCAGCATCGCGCTCACCGGCGAAAAGCCGTGGGACGGCATTCTGATCAACGGCATGGTGCTTGGCGAGGACGGCTTCAAGATGTCGAAGTCGCGCGGCAATGTGATCGGTCCTGAAGACGTCATGGGTCCGTACGGTGTTGACGCGCTTCGTCAGTGGGCAGCTGCGGGCTCCTCAACCGGTCAGGACATTCAGTTCAACTGGAATGATGTGGTCGCAGCATCCAGATTCCAGACAAAAATGTGGAACATTGTCAGGTTCTCCTTGATGCAGATCAACAAGGAGACCGCTGTTCCGGAGACAAACGGTCCGGCAACTCTCATCGACCGCTGGATGCTTGCAAACCTTTCGCACACGATCGCTGAAGTTACAGACGCTATGGAGAATTATCTCTTCGACAAAGGCCTGAAGCTGATCCGCGACTTTGCATGGAACGTGCTTGCCGATGAGTATCTGGAGTTTGTGAAAGGCAGACTCTACAGCGAGGACCCTGACCGTGCCGGTGCGGTTTACACGCTCAGGACCACGGTGGACGCCCTGTGCACGATGCTCTCCCCCTACATTCCGTTCTTCGCACAGGAGTGTTACCACCATCTCTCCGGCGGTGCGAGAATCGTTGATCACCCATGGAGCGATTTCTCATACGTCGACGCAGACGCCATGCGTGACGGCGACCTTGTAGTGAAAATCGTTGGTGTGCTGCGCAAGTACAAGCATGACGAGGGACTCGCCCTCAATGCACCGCTTGGTGACATCACCATCTACACGCCGTCGCACAATGTTGACGACGCAGGCGATCTCGGCCGCACGGTAAATGCCCAGGTGGCATGGAAGGCGGAAGAGCCAAAGCTTGAGAAGACCGTCGGCGACGTGGTGTTCAACAAGGGAGTTGTCGGAAAAACTCTCCGCGGCAAAGCAGGTGCATTCATGGCAGCGGTAAATGCACTTTCTGATACCGAGAAGATTACTCCGCCCGCGGTCGTCATCGTTGACGGTGAGGAGACTGCGGTGCCGGAGAATGCATGGACCACTTCGTATGTCTACTCGGTCTCCGGCATGGCGGTTGATGTGATCATGGTTGATGACGCGATCATTACGATCAGAAAGGCCTGA
- a CDS encoding AMP-binding protein: MPESYACGVSMKPLLGQTVGQILNSIAAKYPSTDALVSVEQNLRYTWAEFLSAVDDVAKGLMMLGIEHGMRVAIWAMNYAEWILVQYATAKIGAVMVNINPAYRTFELEYSLKQSEVDTLILQGRFKTSDYVGMFYEACPEAFESKPGRLRSEKFPYLRNIVFMGEIPYNGMYRWSEMLEAGRQISDQELSDREDSVEFDDPLNIQYTSGTTGYPKGVVLSHHSVLNNGMIIGDGMKFTEKDKLCIPVPFYHCFGMVLSNMACVTHGTTMVIPSPSFDPEAVMKAVQDEQCTALHGVPTMFIAELEHPNFSRYDFSSLRTGIMAGSPCPIERMREVSNKMNMKEIVIVYGLTETSPGITMSTTDDSLERRVTTVGRVFPHTELIIKDPKTGRIVPLGETGEICARGYMKMKCYYNNPSATAQVIDRNGWLHSGDLGTMDAEGYVKMVGRLKEMVIRGGENLYPREIEEFLHLHKKISDVYVIGVPDEKYGEELMAWVKVEPGQTLTENEIRDYCNGRIARQKIPRYYKFVDSFPMTVTGKIQKGEMQKISIPELGLEEVAKIKTA, from the coding sequence ATGCCCGAAAGCTACGCATGCGGCGTGTCCATGAAGCCGCTTCTTGGACAAACCGTTGGACAAATCCTGAACAGCATTGCAGCGAAGTACCCGAGCACTGACGCTCTCGTCTCCGTTGAACAGAACCTTCGCTACACATGGGCGGAGTTTCTAAGCGCTGTTGATGACGTAGCCAAAGGCCTCATGATGCTTGGCATCGAACACGGCATGCGTGTCGCCATCTGGGCCATGAACTATGCAGAGTGGATTCTCGTGCAGTACGCCACCGCAAAAATCGGTGCCGTCATGGTCAACATCAACCCTGCATACCGGACGTTTGAACTGGAGTACTCCTTAAAACAGTCCGAGGTCGACACCCTGATCTTACAGGGACGGTTCAAGACCTCAGACTATGTCGGCATGTTCTATGAAGCATGCCCCGAGGCATTTGAGTCAAAGCCAGGGAGACTGAGATCTGAAAAGTTCCCGTACCTCAGAAACATCGTCTTCATGGGAGAGATTCCCTACAACGGCATGTACCGCTGGAGCGAAATGCTCGAAGCAGGCAGACAGATCTCGGATCAGGAACTCTCCGACCGCGAGGACTCGGTCGAGTTCGATGATCCTTTAAACATCCAGTACACCAGCGGCACCACCGGCTATCCGAAAGGTGTTGTCTTATCCCATCACTCTGTGCTCAACAACGGCATGATCATTGGTGACGGCATGAAGTTCACCGAAAAGGACAAGCTCTGCATTCCGGTGCCCTTCTACCACTGCTTCGGCATGGTCCTCTCCAACATGGCATGTGTGACGCACGGCACCACCATGGTGATTCCGTCGCCCTCCTTTGATCCCGAAGCCGTCATGAAAGCGGTGCAGGACGAACAGTGCACTGCCCTGCACGGCGTTCCCACCATGTTCATTGCTGAGCTTGAGCACCCGAACTTCTCACGCTATGACTTCTCCAGTCTCCGCACCGGCATCATGGCAGGTTCTCCCTGCCCGATCGAGCGGATGCGGGAGGTCAGCAACAAGATGAACATGAAAGAGATCGTCATCGTCTACGGCCTTACCGAGACGTCCCCCGGCATCACCATGTCCACCACCGACGACAGTCTTGAGCGCCGTGTTACAACCGTTGGCCGCGTCTTCCCCCACACCGAACTCATCATCAAGGACCCGAAGACCGGACGCATCGTACCGCTCGGAGAGACCGGAGAGATCTGTGCCCGTGGCTACATGAAGATGAAGTGCTACTACAACAATCCGTCGGCGACCGCTCAGGTGATCGACCGCAACGGATGGCTGCACTCAGGCGACCTTGGAACGATGGACGCAGAAGGCTATGTCAAAATGGTGGGGAGGTTAAAGGAGATGGTGATCCGCGGCGGAGAAAATCTCTATCCCCGAGAGATCGAAGAGTTCCTGCACCTGCACAAAAAGATCTCCGACGTCTATGTCATCGGTGTTCCTGACGAAAAGTACGGCGAAGAGCTGATGGCATGGGTCAAGGTTGAACCAGGACAGACCCTTACCGAAAACGAGATTCGTGACTACTGTAACGGCCGCATCGCCCGCCAGAAAATCCCCAGATACTACAAGTTCGTTGACTCGTTCCCGATGACCGTCACCGGCAAAATTCAGAAAGGCGAGATGCAGAAGATCTCTATTCCGGAACTCGGCCTCGAAGAAGTTGCGAAAATTAAAACAGCATAA
- a CDS encoding DUF6293 family protein translates to MPTTHVVFVGPERDFLMGSIALLREVGFSRIVLVTGSDPKFSGEALVQKTAKSLSRDLGIFWPVSVVEVNKSSVMEAANQILSIINSERTLGNDVLLNVASALQPLSMSAYIAASMSRARVVSALPNYSDDGTLVGALEIVEIPVLPIGYPGAEQQLLISRIGDGVESLDSLIYLMFPDIDKNSKRFRSERSRLSHHLSKLESGGFIVKTKYGRNIAIRLTCLGQMFAQVISRGDIPQDD, encoded by the coding sequence ATGCCAACAACACATGTAGTATTTGTCGGGCCAGAGCGCGACTTCCTTATGGGGTCGATCGCTCTCCTACGCGAAGTGGGTTTTTCCCGCATCGTTCTGGTAACCGGAAGTGACCCAAAATTCTCCGGTGAGGCTCTGGTGCAAAAAACTGCAAAATCTTTGTCCCGTGATCTTGGAATCTTCTGGCCGGTGTCCGTGGTGGAAGTGAACAAGTCGTCGGTCATGGAGGCTGCAAACCAGATTCTTTCCATCATCAACAGTGAGCGCACGCTCGGCAACGATGTTTTACTCAACGTCGCCTCTGCTCTTCAGCCGCTTTCGATGAGTGCATACATTGCCGCAAGCATGAGCAGGGCACGGGTTGTTTCAGCTCTGCCAAACTACAGCGATGATGGCACACTCGTTGGGGCACTGGAGATTGTTGAGATCCCGGTTCTGCCGATCGGATACCCGGGCGCAGAACAACAGCTGTTAATCTCTCGTATCGGCGATGGTGTGGAGTCGCTTGATTCGCTGATTTACCTGATGTTCCCTGATATTGATAAGAACTCGAAACGGTTCCGCAGCGAAAGAAGCAGACTTTCCCACCATCTCTCCAAGCTTGAGTCCGGCGGGTTCATCGTGAAAACCAAGTACGGCAGAAATATTGCCATTCGTCTGACCTGTCTGGGCCAGATGTTTGCCCAGGTTATCTCCCGCGGCGATATACCGCAGGATGACTAA
- a CDS encoding HAD family hydrolase, giving the protein MQKTLLEPAYSAVLFDMDNTLFDFVAAMKRGAAAAAGAVGFGTGDQLFSYYLRWKYHIEDHANLQDFMMDNQRFSVDGYLTAVKAFEDAKFTGLAPYPGIPDLLSALKNKGYRLGIVTDAYEYAAVERLKHTGLDSFFDVIVAYDLTGYKKPHHAPFEYAMSLLDIMPHETMYVGDSIRRDIEPAKALGLAAVYAAYGDRNFYEQNHTCPPRVIVARSPDEIGKVLL; this is encoded by the coding sequence ATGCAAAAGACCCTCCTTGAACCTGCCTACTCAGCCGTCCTTTTCGACATGGACAACACACTCTTCGACTTCGTTGCCGCAATGAAGCGCGGAGCAGCAGCAGCAGCAGGCGCGGTAGGGTTTGGCACAGGAGATCAGCTGTTCTCCTATTACCTTCGCTGGAAGTACCATATCGAAGATCATGCAAACCTGCAGGACTTCATGATGGACAACCAGAGATTCAGCGTCGACGGATACCTTACCGCAGTCAAAGCATTTGAAGATGCAAAGTTCACCGGACTTGCACCTTACCCAGGAATCCCCGACCTTCTCTCAGCACTCAAAAACAAAGGATACCGGCTCGGCATCGTAACCGACGCCTATGAGTATGCCGCGGTCGAGCGGCTCAAACATACCGGCCTTGACTCCTTCTTCGACGTCATCGTCGCCTATGATCTCACCGGCTACAAAAAACCGCATCACGCACCGTTTGAGTACGCCATGAGTCTGCTCGACATCATGCCGCATGAGACCATGTATGTCGGAGACTCAATCCGCCGCGACATCGAACCGGCAAAAGCACTCGGGCTTGCCGCAGTTTATGCAGCCTACGGTGACCGAAACTTCTACGAACAAAACCATACCTGTCCTCCGCGGGTAATTGTAGCGCGAAGTCCTGACGAGATAGGAAAAGTACTTCTTTAA
- a CDS encoding MBL fold metallo-hydrolase, protein MTPSNETQGKKSPYIDETFQQRIRPYISILNDREAEAYFKETEAAVEQLVELGKDPKEAMQIMENIGLYLSANTGENFTADYQKISLGRDRELWSIQLPGGGNVNLFRTPDGDMVLDTGYGCSYHDVETMLKTLGIEGFAGVKKVVCTHADADHCGAAGFLPVKPIMHPVTKQILDAGTRGFGSETQHKELERSYTTTINTFSQMNVPDSVELCSTEPKKMHGLFPVIDELEFGGMHFEIWESLGGHIAGQIFLYEKDVGLLFTSDALINLATMTKARRDYCSIADYLVTSVNVNSTIARTERHELMRIAKELDDELKTKGKKLLICCGHGAVSMLDDAGNMVAACEIEHYAANAK, encoded by the coding sequence ATGACTCCGTCAAACGAGACTCAGGGAAAAAAATCACCCTACATTGACGAAACGTTTCAGCAGCGGATTCGCCCCTACATATCCATACTGAATGACAGAGAGGCAGAAGCCTACTTCAAAGAAACAGAAGCAGCGGTCGAACAACTGGTGGAACTTGGAAAAGATCCAAAAGAAGCCATGCAGATCATGGAAAACATCGGTCTCTACCTCTCGGCAAATACCGGAGAAAACTTCACCGCCGATTATCAGAAAATTTCACTCGGGAGAGATCGCGAGCTTTGGTCCATACAACTCCCAGGAGGGGGAAACGTCAACCTCTTCAGAACACCGGATGGAGACATGGTTCTTGACACCGGATACGGCTGTAGTTATCATGACGTTGAAACAATGCTGAAAACTCTCGGCATCGAAGGTTTTGCAGGCGTCAAAAAAGTTGTCTGCACGCACGCAGACGCTGATCACTGCGGAGCCGCAGGATTTTTGCCGGTAAAACCAATCATGCATCCGGTAACAAAACAGATCCTTGATGCAGGAACGCGGGGATTTGGATCCGAGACCCAGCACAAAGAACTGGAGCGCTCCTACACCACCACCATCAACACCTTCTCCCAAATGAATGTCCCGGACTCAGTTGAACTCTGCAGCACAGAGCCAAAGAAAATGCACGGACTCTTTCCCGTGATCGATGAACTTGAGTTCGGCGGGATGCATTTTGAAATCTGGGAAAGCCTTGGCGGCCACATCGCAGGACAAATATTTCTCTACGAAAAGGACGTTGGTCTTCTCTTCACCAGCGATGCACTGATCAACCTTGCCACCATGACCAAAGCCCGCAGAGACTACTGCTCCATCGCAGACTATCTCGTCACCAGCGTCAACGTCAACAGCACCATTGCCAGAACCGAACGCCACGAACTCATGCGCATCGCAAAAGAACTCGACGACGAACTCAAGACGAAAGGAAAAAAACTCCTGATCTGCTGCGGTCACGGCGCAGTCTCCATGCTTGATGACGCAGGAAACATGGTTGCCGCATGCGAAATAGAACACTATGCCGCAAACGCGAAGTAA
- a CDS encoding cation:proton antiporter, translating to MDAQSELIMSVVVVLACAIAVLFVGRRLRMPFIIGYFITGIIVGPAGLGLVTEEQVSLLAELGVILLMFTIGLEMSLKSLLSMKKIVLVGGTLQLVLTTAAVWAVMVSVGFDSNVAIFIGFLVAHSSTAVIMNLYQNSGEVDTKHGRIALGLLIFQDLNVIPMMLMVPLLAGTSDTDLVGSLLNFGMGMVILAIVLVGAIFLVPKFLTRVALTRSKELFIISIVAICFGIAWLMSLNGVSLALGAFLAGIAISESDYSHEVIGQILPFRDLLTSFFFVSIGMMLNLQYVMEHLVLIIVLAVVLMFGKTLINIVSVRAIGITGAAAILSAIGLSQIGEFSFILGSTGLSSGILTQDVYQVFLAITIVTMAITPFAVNAGPAIAKRLVRPKVPGGNIFEEEEEAENCEIKPKEHVIVVGYGLAGQYVSKALKRVEIPYLILELNAETVNREKKRGERIVYGDATRDSILEYAGVMKARSIVITIPDMEAIKAIVTTVRRMNPHINIITRSRFISETQELYRLGADEVIVDEREAALQIFRRILANEQVPQQDQDQYVKQIRNDLYDQYIDVGSAHDEKTEKSGSWFDAIHLRAIRTEEKDSTNRNSIEQIRVGDNCEIAGMRLSDVHLRANHGISVIAVRRSEDTDAVVAPDGNTVLEAGDTAVVIGDRKAITDILPMFTEKTEKEE from the coding sequence GTGGACGCACAATCAGAACTAATTATGTCGGTGGTGGTAGTACTCGCGTGCGCCATTGCCGTTCTTTTCGTAGGCAGACGCCTGCGTATGCCGTTTATTATCGGCTATTTCATTACCGGTATCATCGTAGGTCCTGCGGGCCTTGGTCTGGTCACCGAAGAACAGGTATCACTCTTAGCTGAACTTGGTGTTATCCTCCTGATGTTCACCATCGGTCTTGAGATGTCATTGAAGAGCCTTCTCTCAATGAAAAAGATCGTGCTGGTAGGAGGTACCCTCCAGCTGGTGCTCACCACGGCAGCCGTCTGGGCCGTCATGGTCTCGGTCGGATTTGACTCGAACGTCGCAATATTTATAGGATTCTTAGTTGCGCACTCATCAACCGCCGTTATCATGAACCTGTACCAGAACAGCGGCGAGGTTGACACAAAACATGGAAGAATTGCGCTTGGCCTGCTTATCTTCCAGGATTTAAACGTCATCCCCATGATGCTGATGGTTCCACTCCTTGCCGGAACTTCAGACACAGATTTGGTTGGTTCCCTCCTGAACTTCGGTATGGGTATGGTTATCCTCGCAATCGTTCTCGTTGGAGCCATCTTCCTTGTGCCAAAATTCCTGACAAGAGTTGCCTTAACCCGGAGCAAGGAACTCTTCATCATTTCAATCGTTGCCATCTGTTTCGGTATCGCCTGGCTGATGTCCTTAAACGGTGTCTCTCTTGCGCTTGGTGCATTCCTCGCAGGAATTGCAATCTCTGAATCCGATTACAGCCACGAAGTTATCGGACAGATTCTGCCGTTCCGTGACCTCCTGACAAGTTTCTTCTTTGTCTCGATCGGTATGATGCTGAACCTGCAGTACGTCATGGAACACCTTGTGCTGATCATTGTGCTTGCGGTTGTTCTGATGTTTGGAAAGACACTCATCAACATCGTGAGTGTGAGAGCAATTGGTATAACTGGAGCTGCAGCGATTCTCTCGGCAATCGGCCTTTCGCAAATTGGTGAGTTCTCATTCATTTTGGGATCCACCGGTCTGTCGTCAGGCATTTTAACGCAGGATGTCTATCAGGTATTCCTTGCGATCACCATTGTGACCATGGCGATTACGCCGTTCGCGGTGAATGCAGGTCCTGCGATTGCAAAAAGGCTGGTCAGGCCAAAGGTACCGGGAGGAAACATTTTCGAGGAGGAAGAGGAGGCAGAAAATTGCGAGATCAAACCCAAGGAGCATGTGATTGTGGTGGGATATGGTCTTGCAGGGCAGTATGTGTCGAAAGCTCTGAAACGGGTGGAGATTCCCTACCTTATTCTTGAGCTGAACGCCGAGACGGTAAACCGCGAGAAGAAACGCGGCGAAAGAATTGTCTACGGCGACGCAACACGTGACTCAATCCTTGAATATGCAGGCGTGATGAAGGCGCGTTCGATTGTTATCACGATTCCTGACATGGAAGCAATCAAGGCAATTGTTACAACTGTTCGCAGAATGAATCCGCACATCAACATCATCACAAGGTCCAGGTTTATTTCCGAGACTCAGGAACTTTACCGTCTGGGTGCTGACGAAGTGATTGTGGATGAGCGTGAGGCGGCTCTGCAGATCTTCCGCAGAATTCTTGCGAACGAACAGGTTCCGCAGCAGGACCAGGATCAGTACGTGAAGCAGATCAGAAATGATCTCTATGATCAGTACATCGATGTGGGAAGTGCGCATGATGAGAAAACAGAAAAGTCGGGCAGCTGGTTTGATGCGATTCATCTGCGTGCGATACGGACTGAGGAAAAGGACTCAACAAACCGCAACTCAATTGAGCAGATCAGAGTTGGAGACAACTGTGAAATTGCCGGAATGAGGCTGTCTGATGTTCATCTGCGGGCAAACCACGGCATATCAGTTATCGCGGTGCGGCGCAGCGAGGACACGGATGCGGTTGTGGCACCTGACGGAAACACGGTGCTTGAAGCAGGCGATACGGCAGTTGTTATCGGTGACCGGAAAGCAATCACAGATATTCTTCCGATGTTTACGGAAAAGACAGAAAAGGAGGAATAA
- a CDS encoding helix-turn-helix transcriptional regulator, whose protein sequence is MDNRIRELRATRSMTQQELADAVLVSSRTIISLEKGQYNPSVLLAHKIACIFDLPIEEVFIFSADDEPEPVKK, encoded by the coding sequence ATGGATAACAGAATCCGGGAGCTGCGTGCCACACGCAGCATGACCCAGCAGGAGCTGGCCGATGCGGTCTTGGTATCCTCCCGGACAATTATCTCTCTGGAAAAAGGGCAGTATAATCCTTCAGTCCTGCTTGCCCACAAAATTGCATGCATCTTTGATCTCCCGATCGAAGAGGTGTTCATCTTCTCAGCAGATGATGAGCCGGAACCGGTGAAAAAATGA
- a CDS encoding lectin like domain-containing protein: MIRRLIYLVLLVCIIMSSAAGALPASFDLRDADAVTPAKSQGDTNTCWAFGVVNAAESNIISKGLADADSLDLSELHLAYFAYSRDDVSAQKGLEGLRGDFISLSDDKSYLEAGGNELFATFALASWFGFVNESVSQNLSALDPSLAHAEDSYYLVNSSWLKFSEPDAIKRMLMKTGAASVGLYSNDSYYRNDTFAYYCFDRTESSHTVGLVGWDDNFSKNNFTELPPGDGAWLMKNSWGQEFGDNGFFWVSYYDTSLDNAVFYDVVPAETFDHNYQYDGGILPTSMPVVSNDSYEITISAANRFTAKGYESLRAVSFFTFNKNVSYEIFVSTNGIKQGSALKRVVSGTAKIPGYHTITLPRPLFLHPNESFAVTVTLHAPSGTSDFFENPGLSLPLDLTQRHQIFISTSVSEENQSYLFDEDERAWTDIGAHGDVNVRIKAFTTDAGTR; this comes from the coding sequence ATGATCCGTCGTCTCATATATCTCGTTCTTCTCGTTTGCATCATCATGTCTTCGGCTGCCGGGGCACTCCCCGCGTCCTTTGACCTGCGTGATGCAGATGCCGTGACTCCTGCAAAGTCGCAGGGAGATACCAACACCTGCTGGGCGTTTGGTGTGGTGAACGCCGCCGAGTCAAACATCATCTCAAAAGGTCTTGCAGATGCGGACTCTCTTGACCTCTCGGAGCTGCACCTCGCCTACTTTGCCTACAGCCGCGACGATGTCAGTGCCCAAAAGGGGCTCGAAGGACTTCGCGGCGACTTCATCAGTCTCTCTGATGACAAATCCTATCTGGAAGCAGGAGGCAACGAACTGTTCGCAACGTTTGCTCTCGCATCATGGTTCGGGTTTGTGAACGAATCTGTTTCTCAAAATCTTTCGGCCCTTGACCCCTCGCTTGCGCATGCCGAGGACTCATACTATCTCGTGAACTCCTCATGGCTCAAGTTCAGCGAACCGGACGCGATCAAACGCATGCTGATGAAAACCGGAGCAGCATCTGTTGGCCTCTACTCAAACGACTCCTACTACCGCAACGACACCTTCGCTTACTACTGCTTTGATCGCACGGAAAGTTCCCACACCGTCGGGCTGGTCGGATGGGATGACAACTTTTCCAAAAATAATTTTACCGAACTTCCTCCGGGAGACGGAGCATGGCTGATGAAGAACAGCTGGGGGCAGGAGTTTGGGGACAACGGATTTTTCTGGGTCTCGTACTATGACACCTCGCTTGACAACGCTGTGTTTTATGATGTCGTCCCTGCCGAAACGTTCGATCACAACTATCAGTATGACGGCGGCATTCTGCCGACATCAATGCCGGTTGTTTCAAACGACAGCTACGAGATAACAATCTCTGCCGCGAACCGCTTTACTGCGAAAGGATATGAGTCCCTTCGTGCGGTCTCGTTTTTCACCTTCAACAAAAATGTCTCGTATGAGATTTTTGTCTCAACCAATGGAATCAAACAAGGCAGCGCTCTCAAAAGAGTGGTGAGCGGAACTGCGAAAATTCCCGGGTATCATACGATTACGCTTCCCCGTCCGCTTTTCCTGCACCCGAACGAATCCTTTGCCGTCACCGTCACGCTTCATGCGCCCTCCGGCACTTCGGACTTTTTTGAAAATCCAGGGCTTTCCCTGCCGCTGGATCTCACCCAGCGTCATCAGATATTTATCTCAACCTCGGTGTCCGAAGAAAACCAGAGTTATTTGTTTGATGAGGATGAAAGAGCGTGGACCGATATTGGTGCGCACGGCGATGTGAACGTGAGGATCAAGGCGTTCACCACCGACGCTGGCACGCGATGA